One stretch of Sinomonas terrae DNA includes these proteins:
- a CDS encoding carbohydrate ABC transporter permease, translating to MSITVRKNAPQGRNAAPSSGGTTPAGRRRTVSERNRPLWLLTPGALLIGLIIAVPLALGVYISMLQLDQYTIRKWVSAPFIGLKNFVEAFTGTDLVHAFFNSVSFSVIATLITVPIGVYAALATQNRFGGRSLVRSLFLVPYVLPSFVVGTFWRTMLQPDGIVNKFLSGLGIAPPQWLYGPASYWVLIAVEVWAAWPFIYLMALAGLQSVDQEVHEAAAIDGALWWTKLRYVIFPYLKGPVALAFLIATLHHLNNFTLAFLLFGVPAPTDVQLLPTLVYSMSFTSLRFGMGAAMALLSLVLIALPLFFYLRAVRLDTGTEKGGKR from the coding sequence CCGGCCGGCGGCGCACGGTGAGCGAGCGCAACCGCCCCCTGTGGCTGCTCACCCCGGGTGCGCTGCTGATCGGCCTGATCATCGCCGTCCCCCTCGCCCTGGGCGTCTACATCTCGATGCTCCAGCTCGACCAGTACACGATCCGCAAGTGGGTCAGCGCCCCCTTCATCGGCCTCAAGAACTTCGTCGAGGCGTTCACCGGGACCGACCTGGTCCACGCGTTCTTCAACAGCGTCTCCTTCTCGGTCATCGCCACGCTCATCACGGTGCCGATCGGCGTGTACGCGGCGCTGGCGACGCAGAACCGGTTCGGCGGAAGGTCGCTGGTCCGGTCCCTGTTCCTCGTCCCATACGTCCTGCCCTCCTTCGTGGTGGGGACGTTCTGGCGCACCATGCTCCAGCCCGACGGGATCGTGAACAAGTTCCTCTCGGGACTGGGGATCGCCCCGCCGCAATGGCTCTACGGGCCGGCCAGCTATTGGGTGCTGATCGCCGTGGAGGTTTGGGCGGCGTGGCCGTTCATCTACCTCATGGCGCTTGCGGGGCTGCAGTCCGTTGACCAAGAGGTCCACGAGGCTGCCGCCATCGACGGGGCGTTGTGGTGGACCAAGCTGCGCTACGTGATCTTCCCCTACCTCAAGGGCCCGGTCGCCCTGGCCTTCCTCATCGCGACGCTGCATCACCTGAACAACTTCACGCTCGCGTTCCTGCTCTTCGGAGTCCCGGCACCGACCGACGTCCAGCTCCTCCCGACCCTCGTGTACAGCATGAGCTTCACGAGCCTGCGCTTCGGGATGGGCGCGGCCATGGCGCTGCTCTCTCTCGTGCTCATCGCGTTGCCCCTGTTCTTCTACCTCCGAGCCGTCCGCCTGGACACCGGAACCGAGAAAGGAGGAAAGCGATGA
- a CDS encoding carbohydrate ABC transporter permease, protein MTQSAEVMRLLPTPFLVGGLVVLCAAVAVPLLYIVCASMNSDVEVARGAFFPTQFTLANYAKIWSTLPLGRGLANSVMIAGLVAIVSSLIAIITAYVLVRFEFRGRLTILRGLIGLQSVPGGLLLLPVFVVFASAGNYLGITVIGTWWGLFLAYLTFALPFSIWVMVTYLRGLPKELEEAARIDGASSVGVLFRIIFPLSWPGLVVSGVFSFLLGWNDVMFASVLTRPSTQTVAVVLQIFGASSEGGAVPLYGQMMAASLVCAAPVVILYLIFQRFLVGGLTAGSVK, encoded by the coding sequence ATGACCCAGTCGGCGGAGGTCATGAGGCTCCTGCCCACACCGTTCCTGGTGGGGGGCCTCGTCGTCCTCTGCGCCGCCGTCGCCGTACCGCTGCTGTACATCGTGTGCGCGTCCATGAACTCGGACGTCGAAGTAGCGCGCGGCGCCTTCTTCCCCACCCAGTTCACGCTCGCCAACTACGCAAAGATCTGGAGCACCCTGCCGCTCGGGCGAGGGCTGGCCAACAGCGTCATGATCGCCGGCCTCGTCGCGATCGTCTCCTCGCTCATCGCCATCATCACCGCCTACGTCCTGGTCCGGTTCGAGTTCCGCGGGCGCCTCACGATCCTCCGGGGCCTGATCGGGCTGCAGAGCGTCCCGGGCGGCCTCCTGCTCCTCCCGGTGTTCGTGGTCTTCGCGTCGGCCGGGAACTATCTGGGCATCACCGTGATCGGCACATGGTGGGGACTGTTCCTCGCCTACCTCACGTTCGCCCTGCCCTTCTCGATCTGGGTCATGGTGACGTACCTGCGCGGCCTTCCCAAAGAGCTCGAGGAGGCGGCCCGGATCGACGGGGCGAGCTCCGTCGGGGTGCTGTTCCGGATCATCTTCCCGCTCAGCTGGCCCGGCCTCGTCGTCTCCGGCGTGTTCTCGTTCCTGCTGGGCTGGAACGACGTCATGTTCGCGTCGGTCCTCACCCGCCCGAGCACCCAGACCGTCGCCGTCGTCCTGCAGATCTTCGGGGCCTCCTCCGAGGGCGGCGCCGTTCCGCTGTACGGCCAGATGATGGCTGCCTCGCTCGTCTGCGCGGCCCCCGTCGTCATCCTCTACCTCATCTTCCAACGATTCCTCGTCGGCGGACTCACCGCCGGCAGCGTCAAGTAG